A window of the Mycobacteriales bacterium genome harbors these coding sequences:
- the argH gene encoding argininosuccinate lyase, which yields MSDATDRPAGRPPSPARLWGGRFEGGPAQAVRQLSYSVQFDWRLAPYDLLASRAHARVLHRAGLLDDAELERLCDALEVLEAQVASGAFRPNVDDEDVHTALERGLLERLGSLGGKLRAGRSRNDQVATDLRLYLRDHVRLVVTGLAELEEALLGQASAHQHVPAPGFTHLQHAQPVLFAHHLLAYVSMFSRDVSRLRDWDLRAGVSPLGSGALAGSSLPVDPVGTAAELGFYAAAANSMDAVSDRDFVAEFLFAAALIGVHLSRLGEELVLWSTLEFGWVEIDDAFATGSSIMPQKKNPDVAELARGKAGRLIGHLTGFLATLKGLPLTYNRDLQEDKEPVFDAVDTLLLVLPAVTGMVQTMRVDVDRLAAEAPVGFSLATDVAEALVRNGVPFRDAHEAVGHLVVWCVSGDCDLGEVSDADLARISPHLTPDIRSVLSVDGALRARAGHGGTAPDRVAEQLDAARIEVAAHHAWAGDVGDDG from the coding sequence GTGAGCGACGCCACCGACCGTCCGGCGGGCCGCCCGCCGTCGCCGGCCCGGCTGTGGGGCGGGCGGTTCGAGGGCGGCCCCGCCCAGGCGGTGCGGCAGCTCTCGTACAGCGTGCAGTTCGACTGGCGGCTCGCGCCGTACGACCTCCTCGCCTCGCGCGCGCACGCCCGCGTCCTGCACCGGGCCGGCCTGCTGGACGACGCCGAGCTGGAACGCCTCTGCGACGCCCTGGAGGTCCTCGAGGCGCAGGTCGCGAGCGGCGCGTTCCGGCCGAACGTCGACGACGAGGACGTGCACACCGCGCTGGAACGCGGCCTGCTCGAACGCCTCGGCTCCCTCGGCGGCAAGCTCCGCGCCGGCCGGTCCCGCAACGACCAGGTCGCCACCGACCTGCGTCTCTACCTGCGCGACCACGTCCGGCTCGTCGTGACCGGGCTGGCCGAGCTGGAGGAGGCGCTGCTCGGCCAGGCGTCGGCGCACCAGCACGTCCCCGCGCCCGGCTTCACGCACCTCCAGCACGCGCAGCCGGTGCTGTTCGCGCACCACCTGCTCGCCTACGTCTCGATGTTCAGCCGCGACGTCTCGCGGCTGCGCGACTGGGACCTGCGCGCCGGCGTCTCACCGCTCGGCTCCGGCGCGCTCGCCGGCTCGTCGCTGCCGGTCGACCCGGTCGGCACCGCCGCCGAGCTCGGCTTCTACGCCGCCGCCGCGAACTCCATGGACGCCGTCTCCGACCGCGACTTCGTCGCGGAGTTCCTCTTCGCCGCCGCGCTGATCGGGGTCCACCTGTCGCGGCTCGGCGAGGAGCTGGTGCTCTGGTCGACCCTGGAGTTCGGCTGGGTCGAGATCGACGACGCGTTCGCCACCGGCTCCTCGATCATGCCGCAGAAGAAGAACCCCGACGTCGCCGAGCTGGCCCGCGGCAAGGCCGGCCGCCTCATCGGCCACCTCACCGGCTTCCTCGCCACCCTCAAGGGCCTGCCGCTCACCTACAACCGTGACCTCCAGGAGGACAAGGAGCCGGTCTTCGACGCCGTCGACACGCTGCTGCTCGTCCTGCCCGCCGTCACCGGCATGGTGCAGACCATGCGCGTCGACGTCGACCGCCTCGCCGCGGAGGCGCCCGTCGGCTTCTCCCTCGCGACCGACGTGGCCGAGGCCCTCGTCCGCAACGGCGTGCCGTTCCGCGACGCGCACGAGGCCGTCGGCCACCTCGTCGTCTGGTGCGTCTCCGGCGACTGCGACCTCGGCGAGGTCTCCGACGCCGACCTGGCGCGGATCAGCCCGCACCTCACGCCGGACATCCGGTCCGTCCTGTCCGTCGACGGCGCGCTGCGCGCCCGCGCCGGCCACGGCGGCACCGCCCCCGACCGCGTCGCCGAGCAGCTCGACGCCGCGCGCATCGAGGTCGCCGCCCACCACGCGTGGGCGGGTGACGTGGGGGACGACGGGTGA
- the argF gene encoding ornithine carbamoyltransferase — translation MARHFLVDDDLTPAELEQVLDDAARRKKDRFADTPLNGGSVALVFEKPSTRTRLSFEVGVHELGGHPMVIDASTTQLGRGETLEDTAMVMSRYCAAIVIRTFGQDRIERLAAAATVPVVNALTDYAHPCQAVADLQTIRERRGGTSGLTLTYVGDGNNVAHSLLLAGVAAGMRVRVASPRGYEPIAQVVRRANQIGEDTGGAAVVLTDPLEAARGADVLYTDVWASMGQEDEATDRLQLFRGYQLDERLLDAANDDAIVLHCLPAHRGEEISAGVIDGPHSAVWDQAENRLHAQKALLAFLLERS, via the coding sequence GTGGCGCGCCACTTCCTCGTCGACGACGACCTCACGCCGGCCGAGCTGGAGCAGGTGCTCGACGACGCGGCGCGGCGCAAGAAGGACCGGTTCGCCGACACGCCTCTGAACGGCGGCTCGGTCGCGCTCGTCTTCGAGAAGCCGTCCACCCGGACCCGGCTGTCGTTCGAGGTCGGCGTGCACGAGCTCGGCGGCCACCCCATGGTCATCGACGCGAGCACGACGCAGCTCGGCCGCGGCGAGACGCTCGAGGACACCGCGATGGTCATGTCGCGGTACTGCGCGGCCATCGTCATCCGGACGTTCGGCCAGGACCGGATCGAACGCCTCGCCGCCGCCGCGACCGTGCCCGTCGTCAACGCGCTCACCGACTACGCGCACCCGTGCCAGGCGGTCGCCGACCTCCAGACGATCCGCGAACGCCGCGGCGGCACGTCCGGCCTCACCCTCACCTACGTCGGTGACGGCAACAACGTCGCCCACTCGCTGCTGCTCGCCGGCGTCGCCGCCGGCATGCGCGTGCGCGTCGCCTCCCCGCGCGGCTACGAGCCGATCGCCCAGGTCGTCCGCCGCGCCAACCAGATCGGCGAGGACACCGGCGGCGCGGCCGTCGTCCTCACCGACCCGCTGGAGGCCGCGCGCGGCGCGGACGTCCTCTACACCGACGTGTGGGCGTCGATGGGGCAGGAGGACGAGGCGACCGACCGGCTCCAGCTCTTCCGCGGCTACCAGCTCGACGAGCGGCTGCTCGACGCCGCCAACGACGACGCGATCGTGCTGCACTGCCTGCCCGCGCACCGCGGCGAGGAGATCTCGGCGGGCGTCATCGACGGCCCGCACAGCGCCGTGTGGGACCAGGCGGAGAACCGGCTGCACGCGCAGAAGGCGTTGCTCGCGTTCCTGCTCGAACGCTCGTGA
- a CDS encoding response regulator transcription factor, whose product MPAKVLVVEDDPSVRGLLHTLLTGEGYEVATASDGLAGLVKASSAKPDLMLLDLMMPDLGGVRVLEELRGDPTMADIPVIVVTGKLEAVPPLRGLLGEDNVFVKPFGVAELLDRIAAVTRTPRSE is encoded by the coding sequence ATGCCAGCGAAGGTGCTCGTGGTCGAGGACGACCCCAGCGTGCGCGGCCTGCTGCACACGCTGCTGACGGGGGAGGGTTACGAGGTCGCGACCGCCAGCGACGGCCTCGCCGGGCTGGTCAAGGCCAGCAGCGCTAAGCCCGACCTCATGCTGCTCGACCTGATGATGCCGGACCTCGGCGGCGTCCGGGTCCTCGAGGAGCTGCGCGGCGACCCGACCATGGCCGACATCCCCGTCATCGTCGTCACCGGCAAGCTCGAGGCCGTCCCGCCGCTGCGCGGCCTGCTCGGCGAGGACAACGTGTTCGTCAAGCCGTTCGGCGTCGCGGAGCTGCTCGACCGCATCGCCGCCGTCACCCGCACCCCCAGGAGCGAATAG
- a CDS encoding argininosuccinate synthase, protein MTERVVLAYSGGLDTSVGIGWIAAEHGAEVVAVAVDVGQGGEDLDVVRQRALDCGAVEAVVVDARTEFAEEYCLPALRANALYMGRYPLVSALSRPLIVRHLARAARDTGATAVAHGCTGKGNDQVRFEVGLGALAPDLRVLAPVRDSGMTRDKAIAFAEERGLPVDVTKRSPYSVDQNLWGRAVETGFLEDPWHAPVEDLYAYTADPAVPREPDEVTVTFADGVPVALDGRTLPFLDVVRELNARAGAQGVGRLDMVEDRLVGIKSREVYECPGALALIAAHVELESLTVERDLARFKRSVDQRWAELVYDGLWYSPLRRALDAFVDSASRHVSGDVRLTLHGGRATATGRRSDASLYDYGLATYDSDDTFDQSLAKGFVDLWGLPSRIAATRDGTGL, encoded by the coding sequence GTGACCGAACGCGTCGTGCTCGCCTACTCGGGCGGGCTGGACACCTCCGTCGGCATCGGCTGGATCGCCGCCGAGCACGGCGCCGAGGTCGTGGCCGTCGCCGTCGACGTCGGCCAGGGCGGCGAGGACCTCGACGTCGTCCGGCAGCGCGCCCTCGACTGCGGCGCCGTCGAGGCCGTCGTGGTCGACGCGCGCACCGAGTTCGCCGAGGAGTACTGCCTGCCGGCGCTGCGCGCCAACGCCCTCTACATGGGCCGCTACCCGCTCGTCTCCGCGCTGTCGCGGCCGCTCATCGTCCGCCACCTCGCCCGCGCCGCCCGCGACACCGGCGCCACCGCCGTCGCGCACGGCTGCACCGGGAAGGGCAACGACCAGGTGCGCTTCGAGGTCGGCCTCGGCGCGCTGGCGCCGGACCTGCGCGTCCTGGCGCCGGTCCGCGACTCCGGCATGACCCGCGACAAGGCGATCGCGTTCGCCGAGGAACGCGGCCTGCCCGTCGACGTCACCAAGCGGTCGCCGTACTCCGTCGACCAGAACCTCTGGGGCCGCGCCGTGGAGACCGGCTTCCTCGAGGACCCGTGGCACGCGCCGGTCGAGGACCTGTACGCCTACACCGCCGACCCGGCCGTGCCGCGCGAGCCGGACGAGGTGACGGTGACGTTCGCCGACGGCGTCCCCGTCGCGCTGGACGGCCGGACGCTGCCGTTCCTCGATGTCGTCCGCGAGCTCAACGCCCGCGCCGGCGCGCAGGGCGTCGGCCGGCTCGACATGGTCGAGGACCGCCTCGTCGGCATCAAGAGCCGCGAGGTCTACGAGTGCCCCGGTGCCCTCGCGCTGATCGCCGCGCACGTCGAGCTCGAGTCGCTCACCGTCGAGCGGGACCTCGCCCGCTTCAAGCGCAGCGTCGACCAGCGCTGGGCCGAGCTCGTCTACGACGGCCTCTGGTACTCGCCGCTGCGCCGCGCGCTGGACGCGTTCGTGGACAGCGCCTCGCGACACGTCTCCGGGGACGTCCGGCTCACCCTGCACGGCGGCCGCGCCACCGCGACCGGGCGGCGATCGGACGCCAGCCTCTACGACTACGGGCTCGCGACCTACGACTCGGACGACACGTTCGACCAGTCGCTCGCCAAGGGGTTCGTCGACCTCTGGGGCCTGCCGTCGCGGATCGCCGCCACGCGCGACGGGACCGGGCTGTGA
- a CDS encoding DNA-3-methyladenine glycosylase, whose protein sequence is MSRRPLGRSVFERPVLEVARDLLGRDVSCESPQGTVVVRLSEVEAYRGADDMGSHAYRGKTSRNEVMFGPAGFVYVYFTYGMHWCMNLVCQAEGEAAAVLLRAGRVIGGGEIAASRRGRSTERDLARGPARLCQALGIDGACNGADLLRGPVRVLPGVPVDDAVVRTGPRVGVARGAELPWRYYVDGDPTVSVYRPAVARKRRGTPATPDPSR, encoded by the coding sequence GTGAGCCGCCGGCCGTTGGGGCGGTCGGTCTTCGAACGCCCCGTCCTCGAGGTCGCGCGCGACCTGCTCGGCCGCGACGTCTCCTGCGAGTCGCCGCAGGGCACCGTCGTCGTCCGGCTGTCGGAGGTCGAGGCGTACCGCGGCGCCGACGACATGGGCTCGCACGCCTACCGCGGCAAGACGTCGCGCAACGAGGTGATGTTCGGCCCCGCGGGCTTCGTCTACGTGTACTTCACCTACGGCATGCACTGGTGCATGAACCTCGTCTGCCAGGCCGAGGGCGAGGCCGCCGCCGTCCTGCTGCGCGCCGGGCGGGTGATCGGGGGTGGCGAGATCGCCGCGTCCCGGCGCGGCCGGTCCACCGAGCGCGACCTGGCGCGCGGCCCCGCGCGGCTCTGCCAGGCGCTCGGCATCGACGGCGCGTGCAACGGCGCCGACCTGCTGCGCGGCCCGGTCCGCGTGCTGCCCGGTGTCCCCGTCGACGACGCGGTGGTGCGCACCGGCCCGCGGGTCGGCGTCGCGCGGGGCGCCGAGCTGCCCTGGCGGTACTACGTCGACGGCGACCCCACCGTCTCGGTCTACCGCCCGGCCGTCGCTCGCAAGCGCCGCGGAACGCCCGCCACGCCGGACCCGTCCCGCTAG
- a CDS encoding c-type cytochrome, producing MPRTPPDPFLDPPPRRRGQALKVVLAALGGVVVVLALTIGVGYLMGANNLPGQQVATGRTGAEIYAKNCAGCHGRNGEGGSLSIKGPAFAEGGPLAGLTFDQRVEKVSRGRPLAGMPAWKFRISADDIRKVAAFTQTLSGQQPDPSVEDVR from the coding sequence GGACCCCGCCGGACCCCTTCCTCGACCCGCCGCCGCGCCGGCGCGGGCAGGCGCTGAAGGTCGTCCTCGCCGCGCTCGGCGGCGTGGTCGTGGTGCTCGCGCTCACCATCGGCGTCGGCTACCTCATGGGGGCCAACAACCTCCCGGGCCAGCAGGTCGCCACCGGCCGCACCGGCGCCGAGATCTACGCCAAGAACTGCGCCGGCTGCCACGGCCGCAACGGCGAGGGCGGCAGCCTGTCCATCAAGGGACCGGCGTTCGCCGAGGGCGGCCCGCTCGCCGGGCTGACGTTCGACCAGCGCGTCGAGAAGGTCTCCCGTGGCCGCCCGCTCGCCGGCATGCCAGCGTGGAAGTTCCGCATCTCCGCCGACGACATCCGCAAGGTCGCGGCGTTCACCCAGACCCTGTCGGGCCAGCAGCCCGACCCCAGCGTGGAGGACGTGCGCTGA